In Nyctibius grandis isolate bNycGra1 chromosome 8, bNycGra1.pri, whole genome shotgun sequence, a single window of DNA contains:
- the NMUR1 gene encoding neuromedin-U receptor 1: MNPDVNCSGLEFPLPQQDFPVEPISPDFCNRTHPETLFDPKDANLTEEQLRDKYLGPRRSSFFVPVCVIYLLIFVVGAVGNTLTCIVILRHRFMRTPTNYYLFSLAVSDLLVLLLGMPLELYDMWSNYPFLLGASGCYFKTLLFEAVCFASILNVMALSVERYIAVVHPLKAKYVVTRNHAKRVIIAIWVLSVVCSIPNTSLHGLQPLYVPGRGRVPDSEICTLVKPRLTYNLIIQITTIVFFFLPMGTISVLYLLIGLQLKKEKMLEALGAKSGGGHEGHSARGQKKVKRRQVTKMLFVLVVVFGICWAPFHTDRLVWSFVSTWTSHMLHMFQYVHIISGVFFYLSSAANPILYNLMSTRFREMFKEVMCHASQRPPWSWKYSPSVTRATTRSTECEPMPGTNGLPLSDAEEYKLEEVEGGQATTHTMSPS, translated from the exons ATGAATCCCGACGTCAACTGCTCTGGCCTCGagttccccctgccccagcaagaCTTTCCTGTGGAGCCCATCAGCCCTGATTTCTGCAACAGGACTCACCCAGAGACCTTGTTCGACCCCAAGGATGCCAACCTGACGGAGGAGCAGCTACGGGATAAGTACCTGGGACCTCGACGGTCCAGCTTCTTTGTCCCTGTCTGTGTCATCTACCTGCTGATCTTCGTGGTGGGGGCTGTGGGCAACACACTCACCTGCATCGTCATCCTCCGGCACCGGTTCATGAGGACGCCCACCAACTACTACCTGTTCAGCCTGGCCGTGTCTGACCTGCtcgtgctgctgctggggatgccGCTGGAGCTCTACGACATGTGGAGCAACTACCCCTTCCTCCTGGGCGCCAGCGGCTGCTATTTCAAGACGCTGCTCTTCGAGGCCGTCTGCTTCGCCTCCATCCTCAATGTCATGGCCCTGAGTGTGGAGCGCTACATCGCCGTGGTGCACCCGCTCAAGGCCAAGTACGTGGTGACCAGGAATCATGCCAAGAGGGTCATCATCGCCATCTGGGTCTTGTCAGTCGTCTGCTCCATCCCCAACACCagcctccatgggctgcagcctCTCTACGTGCCTGGCCGGGGGCGAGTGCCTGATTCGGAGATTTGCACCCTGGTAAAACCGCGCTTGACCTACAACCTTATCATCCAGATCACCACCATCGTCTTCTTCTTCCTGCCCATGGGGACCATCAGCGTCCTTTACCTGCTCATTGGCCTGCAgctcaagaaagaaaagatgctggAGGCCTTGGGAGCCAAGTCTGGTGGTGGGCATGAAGGCCACAGTGCCCGGGGGCAGAAGAAAGTCAAGAGGAGGCAGGTCACAAAGATGCTGT TCgtgctggtggtggtgtttgGGATCTGCTGGGCCCCATTCCACACCGATCGCCTTGTCTGGAGCTTCGTCTCCACCTGGACCAGCCACATGCTCCACATGTTCCAGTATGTCCACATCATCTCGGGCGTCTTCTTCTACCTGAGCTCGGCCGCCAACCCCATCCTCTACAACCTGATGTCCACCCGCTTCCGGGAGATGTTCAAGGAGGTGATGTGCCACGCCAGCCAGCGCCCGCCATGGTCATGGAAATACTCGCCCAGTGTCACCCGCGCCACCACCCGCAGCACTGAGTGCGAGCCCATGCCTGGCACCAACGGGCTGCCCCTCTCTGATGCCGAGGAGTACAagctggaggaggtggaggggggCCAGGCCACCACCCACACAATGTCCCCCTCCTGA